A genome region from Panacibacter microcysteis includes the following:
- a CDS encoding RNA polymerase sigma factor, with amino-acid sequence MENVKYNCFSDEELLSLVKNGDLGAFDEIYKRCSPLLIKIAAKKLQSRETAEDIVQDLFVGLFLKSKELEITVSLKAYLYRAVEFKMKNVVRARIVREEYKKTIFFSQGCKNDFATNIEFNDCRKKIHHSLKSLPEKCRKVFELSRNEDYSYKDISENLGISVSTVEKHISKALKVLRKEVLDAA; translated from the coding sequence ATGGAAAATGTTAAGTATAACTGCTTTTCTGACGAAGAATTACTTTCATTGGTGAAAAACGGCGACCTCGGTGCATTTGACGAAATCTACAAACGCTGCTCACCATTACTCATTAAAATAGCTGCTAAAAAATTACAGTCGCGGGAAACAGCGGAGGATATTGTACAGGATCTTTTTGTGGGCCTCTTCCTGAAAAGTAAAGAACTGGAGATTACTGTTTCGCTGAAAGCTTACCTGTACAGGGCAGTAGAATTTAAGATGAAAAATGTTGTAAGGGCGAGGATTGTGAGAGAAGAATACAAGAAAACGATTTTTTTTAGCCAGGGTTGCAAAAACGATTTTGCAACTAATATCGAATTCAACGATTGCCGTAAGAAAATTCATCATTCATTAAAGAGCCTGCCGGAGAAATGTCGGAAAGTTTTTGAGCTGAGCCGTAATGAAGACTATTCGTATAAGGACATTTCAGAAAACCTTGGTATTTCTGTAAGCACCGTGGAGAAACATATTTCCAAAGCTTTGAAAGTGCTTAGGAAAGAAGTGCTGGACGCAGCGTGA
- a CDS encoding GH92 family glycosyl hydrolase, with amino-acid sequence MKRCSLLAIVLLSNFLFGQKAPVQYVSTLQGTDSKFELSWGNTFPATALPFAVHMWSPQTGLNGEGWKYQYSKDSIRGFQQSHQCSPWVSDYAVFTLMPVTGKLAVDQYSRAASFKHGDEVARPDLYKVKMGNGVTTEMSTTERGAHFRFSFPKKQDAFIVLDGYNKNSMVRIIPGERKIVGFVNNQRFAPANFVNYFVIVFDQPFTTYGTWENVKNNIRANNITDSGAGIGAYIQFAKGAVVQAKVASSYISPAQALTTLNRELGNHQSVDETIAASAAIWNKVLGNVKVDGGAEADKATFYSCLYRASLFSRMFYEFDADNKPYYYSPYDGKVHYGYMYTDNGFWDTFRSELPLHNLLYPAMQGRYMQALLDAQQQCGWLPSWSFPGETGGMLGNHAISLLTDAWVKGIRTFDPQQALKAYAHEAMNKGPWGGANGRAGWKEYYQLGYVPYPESQGSTAQTLEYAYDDFCGYELARLTGDHFYKDVFAKQMYNYKNVYDSSTGFMRGRKNDGSWVTPFDAFEWGGPYTEGNAWHWNWSVFHDIQGLINLIGGDEKFAVKLDSVFTQPNTVHPGTYGGMIHEMTEMQLINMGQYAHGNQPIQHMIYLYNYCKQPWKAQKHVREVMDKIYNASPTGFPGDEDQGQTSSWYVFSALGLYPVCPGTTEYVIGSPLFNSMTITLENGKQFTIEANNNSKENVYIQSATLNGSVLTKNFITHEDIINGGVLHLEMGSKPAMQRGIADADKPFSLSR; translated from the coding sequence ATGAAAAGATGTTCATTACTAGCCATCGTTTTATTATCCAATTTCCTTTTCGGGCAAAAAGCCCCCGTGCAATATGTGAGCACATTGCAGGGTACCGATTCAAAATTTGAACTTTCCTGGGGTAACACCTTTCCGGCAACCGCCCTGCCTTTTGCGGTACATATGTGGAGCCCGCAAACTGGCCTCAATGGTGAAGGCTGGAAATACCAGTACAGCAAAGATTCCATCCGTGGTTTTCAGCAGTCTCACCAGTGCAGCCCATGGGTTAGCGACTACGCTGTTTTTACGCTGATGCCGGTAACTGGTAAACTTGCAGTTGACCAGTATAGCCGCGCTGCTTCTTTTAAACATGGAGATGAGGTGGCAAGGCCAGATTTGTACAAAGTAAAAATGGGTAACGGTGTAACCACCGAAATGTCTACCACCGAACGGGGTGCACACTTCAGGTTTTCGTTTCCTAAAAAACAAGACGCATTCATTGTGCTGGATGGCTATAATAAAAACAGCATGGTGCGCATAATACCGGGAGAGCGGAAAATTGTTGGTTTTGTAAACAACCAGCGTTTTGCACCGGCCAATTTTGTCAACTATTTCGTGATCGTTTTTGATCAACCGTTTACAACTTACGGTACCTGGGAAAATGTAAAGAACAATATTCGCGCAAACAATATAACCGATAGTGGTGCAGGTATTGGTGCTTACATACAATTTGCCAAAGGGGCTGTAGTGCAGGCGAAAGTAGCCTCCTCTTACATAAGCCCGGCGCAGGCGCTCACAACCCTAAACAGGGAACTCGGCAATCATCAGTCGGTTGATGAAACCATTGCTGCATCTGCTGCAATCTGGAACAAGGTATTGGGCAATGTAAAAGTAGATGGCGGTGCGGAAGCGGATAAAGCAACATTTTATTCCTGCCTCTACCGTGCTTCGCTTTTTTCCAGGATGTTTTACGAGTTCGATGCAGATAACAAACCTTATTACTACAGCCCGTATGATGGAAAAGTACACTACGGTTACATGTATACTGACAATGGGTTCTGGGACACTTTTCGATCTGAACTTCCATTGCATAATCTTTTATACCCAGCTATGCAGGGCCGGTACATGCAGGCATTGCTTGATGCGCAGCAGCAATGCGGCTGGCTGCCATCATGGTCGTTCCCCGGCGAAACAGGCGGTATGCTGGGCAATCATGCCATATCTCTCTTAACAGATGCCTGGGTAAAAGGCATCCGCACATTCGATCCCCAACAGGCACTAAAAGCTTATGCGCATGAGGCCATGAACAAAGGCCCGTGGGGCGGTGCCAATGGCCGTGCCGGCTGGAAGGAGTATTACCAGCTTGGCTATGTGCCGTATCCTGAATCCCAGGGCTCCACTGCACAAACGCTGGAATATGCCTATGATGATTTTTGTGGTTATGAACTGGCCAGGTTAACCGGCGACCATTTTTATAAAGATGTTTTTGCAAAGCAGATGTATAATTATAAGAACGTGTACGATTCATCTACAGGTTTTATGCGCGGCCGCAAAAATGACGGATCATGGGTTACGCCTTTTGATGCCTTCGAATGGGGCGGTCCCTATACAGAGGGTAATGCTTGGCACTGGAACTGGTCTGTGTTTCATGATATACAGGGTTTGATCAATCTTATAGGAGGCGATGAAAAATTTGCGGTTAAACTAGATTCTGTTTTTACACAACCCAATACCGTTCACCCCGGCACTTACGGCGGCATGATACATGAAATGACCGAAATGCAACTGATCAATATGGGCCAGTATGCACATGGCAACCAACCCATACAGCATATGATCTATCTGTACAACTACTGTAAACAACCCTGGAAAGCGCAAAAGCATGTACGCGAAGTGATGGATAAGATCTACAATGCTTCACCAACAGGTTTTCCGGGAGATGAAGACCAGGGGCAAACATCATCCTGGTATGTATTCAGTGCACTGGGTTTATATCCCGTATGCCCGGGCACAACCGAGTATGTAATTGGCAGCCCGCTGTTCAACAGCATGACGATAACGTTAGAAAATGGCAAACAGTTTACCATAGAAGCCAATAACAACAGTAAAGAAAATGTATACATACAGTCGGCTACATTAAATGGCAGTGTGCTTACAAAAAACTTTATTACACATGAAGATATTATCAATGGTGGCGTGCTGCACCTGGAAATGGGCAGTAAGCCCGCCATGCAGCGTGGTATAGCTGATGCTGACAAACCTTTTTCTCTGTCGAGGTAA
- a CDS encoding carbohydrate binding domain-containing protein codes for MKKSLLLMLVCLCKLSVSFAFVTQGNWRWRNDNGSQTTATWRAAQNNAITVGTIDSVLRLRMQLNNTTGEQKGINANIQYASAPDGPWHYITAFAGNNAFMLAGSSAFVADLTPTTQQITGSSNTFAPGRVMVKTTTLNTLFENNNTTEHEYAIKPTENITPATVYYFRIPGLEYPIVLPSLQTTAAIKSKKKSVANGSFENDMQNWTFSVLGSAAATGVPVDSVHKDGIRSMSVNVTTAGGSSDIRLVHTALPVVAGKTYMVRFWAKAKKRSAPMQLAVKGGRKTLLYSYKMYTGWQEFQFAFKAPASSVSLAFLFQTKTDYNIDHVELLDEDNKAIDVAMNYMWQNKRPVDQYSMLSADGVYSEPLPDGRTAWTCSDGWYGYNDTTTNSMSTNRLLRNALIVQSAPKPDGTLNTKIAGTAAAPQSLMVPPNPIGHDDFFWPRDMIVDNDSLKILLPDTRQLNENDPVTYGNREAIGVFSLPDLTLRRIDWLPFIDSVQYGTLVKADDGYTYAYSKHEINAFEGRAIVARFPTGKLAATTPWEFLTDTGWSSDYHNSKEIAEVELYTVARLGANHYVSVFMTPGSDKMEAIFAQSPLGPWVGRTIVGQIEGQADIFTYFGVIHEETANNGTYTMSYSNIGDIGQMLDDKTVYFPTFIRANLKSLSPFNDIVLPVKLDDFSANAAGSKVLLKWESVTETNNSRFEIERSADGNNNWAPVAMVNSKGNSLSRQQYNTYDATPLNGNNYYRLKQVSQDNSVSYSTTRLVKMNFTTPQLQVYPNPVKSGNIAFEINHYSGGVVHVKLLNVNGIALYSSNINVQPGGVYRLPMHTRPAAGAYTLVVTGTGLSGKAKVIVQ; via the coding sequence ATGAAGAAATCTTTACTACTTATGTTGGTTTGCTTATGCAAACTGTCTGTCTCGTTCGCATTTGTAACCCAGGGCAACTGGCGCTGGCGCAATGATAACGGCTCGCAAACGACGGCCACGTGGCGCGCCGCTCAAAACAATGCCATTACCGTGGGTACCATAGACAGCGTATTGCGCTTACGCATGCAGCTAAACAACACCACCGGCGAACAGAAAGGCATCAATGCAAACATCCAGTATGCATCCGCGCCGGATGGCCCATGGCACTACATTACAGCGTTTGCAGGCAACAATGCATTTATGCTGGCAGGCAGCAGTGCTTTTGTGGCAGATCTTACCCCTACCACGCAGCAGATCACCGGTTCGTCAAATACGTTTGCACCGGGCAGGGTAATGGTAAAGACGACTACGTTAAATACGCTGTTTGAAAATAACAACACTACCGAGCACGAGTATGCGATAAAGCCCACCGAAAACATTACTCCGGCAACAGTGTACTATTTCCGTATACCTGGCCTGGAATACCCGATAGTGCTGCCTTCTCTGCAAACTACTGCTGCAATAAAATCAAAAAAGAAAAGTGTTGCCAACGGAAGTTTTGAAAACGATATGCAAAACTGGACGTTCAGCGTACTGGGCAGTGCTGCTGCAACAGGGGTACCGGTAGATTCTGTGCATAAAGATGGTATCAGATCTATGTCGGTAAACGTAACCACTGCAGGTGGTTCTTCAGATATAAGGCTGGTGCATACGGCGCTTCCGGTTGTTGCAGGCAAAACCTACATGGTACGTTTTTGGGCAAAAGCAAAAAAACGTTCTGCCCCAATGCAACTGGCTGTAAAAGGTGGAAGAAAAACCTTGTTGTACAGTTACAAAATGTACACGGGCTGGCAGGAGTTCCAGTTTGCATTCAAGGCGCCTGCATCATCTGTAAGCCTTGCTTTCCTGTTTCAAACCAAAACAGATTATAACATCGACCATGTAGAGTTGCTCGATGAAGACAATAAAGCCATTGATGTGGCCATGAACTATATGTGGCAAAATAAAAGACCCGTTGATCAATATTCAATGCTATCGGCAGATGGTGTTTACTCAGAGCCCCTGCCCGATGGAAGAACAGCATGGACCTGCTCTGACGGCTGGTATGGCTACAACGATACCACTACCAATTCTATGAGTACAAACAGGTTGCTGAGAAACGCATTGATCGTTCAAAGTGCGCCTAAGCCGGATGGCACATTGAACACAAAAATTGCCGGCACTGCTGCTGCGCCACAATCTTTAATGGTACCGCCAAACCCTATCGGTCATGATGATTTCTTTTGGCCGAGAGACATGATCGTTGACAATGATTCATTGAAAATACTGCTGCCCGATACACGCCAGCTCAACGAAAACGATCCCGTTACTTACGGCAACAGGGAGGCCATCGGTGTATTCTCTTTGCCTGATCTTACACTGCGCCGTATAGACTGGCTGCCATTTATAGATTCTGTTCAGTACGGCACATTGGTAAAGGCCGATGATGGCTATACCTATGCCTATAGCAAGCACGAGATCAACGCTTTTGAAGGAAGGGCGATTGTTGCACGTTTCCCCACAGGTAAACTGGCTGCAACAACACCCTGGGAATTTTTAACAGACACCGGCTGGAGCAGCGATTACCACAACAGCAAAGAAATTGCAGAAGTAGAATTGTATACTGTTGCAAGACTTGGTGCAAATCATTATGTATCTGTGTTTATGACACCAGGCAGCGATAAAATGGAAGCAATTTTTGCACAGTCTCCGCTGGGCCCGTGGGTAGGCCGTACCATTGTAGGGCAGATCGAAGGCCAGGCAGACATCTTCACTTACTTTGGTGTAATACATGAAGAGACCGCCAACAATGGAACGTATACGATGTCTTATTCAAATATAGGAGATATAGGCCAGATGCTTGATGACAAAACCGTGTATTTTCCTACATTCATCAGGGCAAACCTGAAGAGCCTTTCGCCGTTTAACGATATCGTATTGCCTGTAAAGCTGGATGATTTTTCTGCGAATGCTGCAGGCAGCAAAGTATTGCTAAAGTGGGAGTCTGTAACAGAGACCAATAACAGCCGTTTTGAAATAGAGCGCAGTGCCGATGGCAACAATAACTGGGCACCTGTTGCAATGGTAAACAGTAAAGGCAACTCGCTGAGCAGGCAGCAGTATAATACCTACGATGCCACGCCGCTTAACGGGAACAATTATTACCGCCTAAAACAGGTTAGCCAGGATAACAGCGTTAGTTACAGTACAACGCGTTTGGTAAAAATGAATTTCACTACGCCGCAGTTACAGGTTTATCCCAATCCTGTAAAAAGCGGCAATATTGCCTTTGAAATCAATCATTACAGCGGCGGTGTTGTGCATGTAAAACTGCTCAACGTAAATGGTATAGCGTTATATAGCAGTAACATAAATGTGCAACCGGGTGGTGTGTACAGGTTGCCCATGCATACCAGGCCTGCTGCCGGTGCATATACACTCGTTGTAACAGGTACGGGCTTAAGCGGGAAAGCAAAAGTAATTGTGCAATAA
- a CDS encoding T9SS type A sorting domain-containing protein, translated as MKNVFLSVLCMLFTSGVFANLSQGNWRWRNDNASETAATWKAAEGVTFVLADTASFRLRMEIINSAGEPRNFTQSLQYATNPNGPWEQVNNVSSAFRLSTSSFVADGQSTTKQLSGYSANTFTAGEIISADPAFSQLLQDGTKTEYEWVLKATGNVIPNTTYYFKAGSLDDAVAIPFLTTAANIPVTPALLSNGGFEDNLADWKGLIAKGSATFEPATTNVHGGSKALKVVVTDKGGNNKIGIRHNSFAINTAGTYELRFWALADTRDALLNINFRTAAGNNLCAYKIYDRFDNAGNGWQMYHYTFRVTQSPVTFEMAFNSNTTYYIDDMEIIPATDDVIDVNTQYKWQYGFSGYGWLSGDNDNSVLLPDSSIAWIFSDSFMGTADAHSNIIDNTSIINNLVVHEKNGQFTSIYGGNAGAATSLFSPGNGNIFWNAGGVVDGNKLKVLLIEIGGGGTYQNRTYIGTLSLPGLQVQGQVVAPYTGPNSPNTIFQDGGYNYIYLSERAGTFENYSQVARVPAGKLNGSRQWEFYKNDGTWSTGYTNVKRIISGVEAGTVRKLGEGNYVMSGVPNLTNEVAVWFAPAPEGPWTNKHVVCNIPQEEGVLAYQGHIDAGSGANGLYTLSYSVYPFAGLIPQQQSDKGSYIPYYVKSDLKALSPYRNNAVRSVQAGASVTVPNNSYKALVVPNPAAQYIQFAVQQIKDGQLTATLTDMTGHVLHTEKIMVTANAQYRLHLQSMPPAGMYMLQLSTKEGTQTLKVVVQ; from the coding sequence ATGAAAAATGTATTCCTTTCAGTGTTGTGTATGTTGTTTACCAGCGGCGTTTTTGCCAATCTTTCGCAGGGCAACTGGCGCTGGCGAAACGATAACGCTTCAGAAACTGCGGCCACATGGAAAGCGGCAGAAGGTGTAACATTCGTTCTTGCAGACACAGCCTCCTTTCGTTTAAGAATGGAAATTATAAACAGTGCAGGAGAGCCCAGAAATTTTACACAATCGTTGCAATACGCAACGAACCCCAACGGACCGTGGGAGCAGGTAAATAATGTAAGCAGTGCTTTCAGGTTGAGTACATCATCTTTCGTAGCAGACGGGCAAAGTACCACGAAGCAGCTCTCCGGTTATTCAGCCAACACATTTACAGCGGGCGAAATTATTTCAGCAGATCCTGCCTTCTCGCAATTATTACAGGATGGAACAAAAACGGAGTATGAGTGGGTACTGAAAGCAACCGGCAATGTCATACCCAATACCACTTATTATTTCAAAGCGGGGAGTTTGGATGATGCTGTTGCAATACCTTTTTTAACTACCGCGGCCAATATTCCTGTAACGCCGGCATTGTTGTCAAATGGCGGGTTTGAAGATAATCTCGCAGACTGGAAGGGCCTGATTGCAAAAGGAAGTGCCACATTTGAACCGGCTACAACCAATGTACACGGTGGCAGTAAAGCGCTGAAAGTAGTGGTGACAGATAAGGGTGGTAATAATAAAATTGGTATAAGGCATAATTCGTTTGCCATAAACACTGCCGGTACTTATGAGCTGCGTTTCTGGGCACTGGCTGATACAAGAGATGCATTATTAAATATTAACTTTCGTACAGCGGCAGGCAATAACCTTTGTGCGTATAAAATATACGACCGTTTTGATAATGCCGGAAATGGCTGGCAAATGTATCATTATACGTTCAGGGTTACACAAAGCCCGGTTACGTTTGAAATGGCCTTTAACTCCAATACCACGTACTATATCGACGATATGGAAATAATACCAGCTACAGATGATGTGATCGATGTAAATACCCAATACAAATGGCAATACGGGTTTAGCGGGTATGGCTGGCTGTCGGGCGATAATGACAATTCCGTTTTGTTGCCAGACAGCAGCATTGCATGGATTTTCAGCGATTCGTTTATGGGTACTGCCGATGCGCATTCCAATATTATCGATAATACAAGCATCATCAATAACCTGGTGGTGCATGAAAAGAACGGCCAGTTTACTTCCATTTACGGTGGCAATGCAGGCGCTGCAACATCATTATTCAGCCCGGGCAACGGCAATATTTTCTGGAATGCCGGTGGTGTGGTAGATGGCAATAAGCTAAAAGTTTTGCTTATAGAGATTGGTGGAGGCGGCACCTACCAGAACCGCACATATATTGGTACATTGTCGTTGCCAGGCTTGCAGGTACAGGGCCAGGTAGTGGCGCCTTATACAGGACCAAACTCACCCAATACCATTTTCCAGGATGGTGGTTACAACTACATTTACCTCAGCGAGCGTGCAGGTACGTTTGAAAACTATTCCCAGGTAGCAAGAGTACCTGCCGGCAAACTGAATGGCAGCAGACAGTGGGAGTTTTATAAAAATGACGGCACATGGAGCACTGGTTATACCAATGTGAAGCGCATCATCAGTGGGGTAGAAGCGGGTACTGTGAGAAAACTGGGCGAGGGCAACTATGTAATGTCTGGTGTTCCCAATCTTACCAACGAGGTGGCGGTATGGTTTGCGCCGGCGCCGGAAGGGCCATGGACAAACAAACATGTTGTATGCAATATTCCACAGGAAGAAGGTGTGCTCGCCTACCAGGGTCATATAGATGCAGGCAGTGGCGCCAATGGTCTTTATACATTGTCTTATTCTGTTTACCCGTTTGCAGGTTTAATACCGCAGCAGCAATCTGATAAGGGCAGTTATATTCCTTACTATGTAAAATCAGATCTTAAAGCATTGTCACCCTATCGCAATAATGCTGTAAGGAGCGTGCAGGCAGGTGCATCGGTTACAGTACCCAACAATAGTTATAAAGCCTTGGTAGTACCAAATCCCGCAGCACAGTACATTCAGTTTGCTGTACAGCAGATCAAAGACGGTCAACTAACCGCAACACTCACAGATATGACAGGTCATGTGTTGCACACAGAAAAAATAATGGTCACCGCAAATGCCCAATACAGGCTGCACCTGCAGTCAATGCCACCTGCCGGCATGTATATGTTACAGTTGAGCACAAAAGAAGGTACACAGACGCTTAAAGTTGTTGTACAATAA
- a CDS encoding T9SS type A sorting domain-containing protein, whose product MKRILLLLFMVVAYNSLFASVSQGHWRWRKDDGSEITATWMADQDQPATISDASQNIRLRIELYNDDVNSNDPDNEVLQYTISGGSDWKTITTDAGTNAFVLASTSPNVTDLEPTTQQITGANFPFESGKVIVSTSPLPSLPVSPYSETEYEFCIKPTANIAPSTTYEFRVQETNHNAGYTNPVLTTAATLPVTFTGFSLLEKNNGIQVSWTTGTEINNDHFVVQRSTDANTWKNVSTVTANKTGSYSYFDAAPLSGKSYYRIMQFDRDGKSSATSVKYVELGKGKMILTVTPNPVVDNINLVVKNYEGNVVVTVRGSDGRTAIKQTVNIAANGSAISIPVRGKVTPGLYYVSVTGSGLKATTSVLIK is encoded by the coding sequence ATGAAAAGAATTTTACTCCTGCTTTTTATGGTTGTGGCGTATAACAGCCTGTTTGCATCTGTTAGCCAGGGGCACTGGCGCTGGCGTAAGGATGATGGCTCTGAAATAACGGCCACATGGATGGCAGACCAGGATCAGCCGGCAACCATTTCTGATGCTTCTCAAAATATTCGTTTAAGGATTGAGCTGTACAATGATGACGTCAACAGCAACGACCCGGATAATGAAGTGCTGCAATACACCATCAGTGGCGGAAGTGACTGGAAAACCATTACCACTGATGCAGGCACGAACGCTTTTGTATTGGCATCAACCAGCCCCAACGTTACAGACCTGGAACCAACCACGCAGCAGATAACGGGGGCTAATTTTCCTTTTGAAAGTGGAAAGGTGATCGTAAGTACATCTCCGTTGCCGTCTTTACCGGTGTCTCCCTATTCAGAAACAGAGTATGAATTTTGTATAAAACCCACCGCGAATATCGCACCCTCCACTACTTATGAGTTCAGGGTACAGGAAACAAACCATAATGCAGGTTATACAAACCCCGTACTTACAACTGCTGCAACACTGCCTGTGACATTTACAGGATTTTCATTGCTGGAAAAGAACAACGGCATCCAGGTTTCATGGACAACAGGCACTGAGATAAACAATGATCATTTTGTTGTTCAAAGAAGCACTGATGCCAATACCTGGAAAAATGTAAGCACTGTTACAGCAAACAAAACCGGTTCCTACAGCTATTTCGATGCTGCACCACTTTCAGGCAAAAGTTACTACAGGATTATGCAGTTTGACAGGGATGGTAAATCTTCAGCCACATCTGTGAAATATGTAGAACTTGGTAAAGGCAAGATGATACTTACCGTTACGCCAAATCCCGTTGTAGACAACATTAATCTTGTGGTGAAGAATTATGAAGGGAATGTGGTTGTAACCGTACGCGGATCAGACGGAAGAACTGCCATAAAACAAACCGTCAACATTGCCGCAAACGGGTCTGCAATAAGTATACCTGTGAGGGGTAAGGTTACTCCGGGATTGTATTATGTAAGTGTAACCGGCAGCGGTTTGAAAGCTACTACCAGCGTTTTGATCAAATAA